A genomic segment from Pediococcus acidilactici encodes:
- the ileS gene encoding isoleucine--tRNA ligase, with the protein MRVKDTLNLGKTKFKMRGNLPVNEKKREDVWFENKVYEQRQKLNEGKPSFVLHDGPPYANGNIHMGHAMNKISKDIIVRYKSMSGFRSPYVPGWDTHGLPIEQQLTKEGHDRKKMSTAEFRKLCRDYALKQVDKQREDFKRLGVAAEWDNPYLTLQPSFEAEEIRTFAKMVELGLIYRGKKPVFWSWSSESAMAEAEVEYHDVTSPSAFYAERVSDGKGVLDQDTYFVVWTTTPWTIPASEGITIDAGFDYSVVKPAGDDRKFVIATDRLSYAAEQFGWQDVETIKTVRGQELENITALHPFDSDRKLVVMLGDFVTLDSGTGLVHTAPGFGEDDFRVGKEYGLDIFVPVDDRGYLTAEAGPDFEGVFYEDANEIALDKLKATNALLKQMDYTHSYPFDWRTKKPIIFRATPQWFASVDKIRDQILDALKDVKFLPEWGQKRLHNMIRDRGDWVISRQRVWGVPLPIFYAEDGTPIMNGETIEHVAELFEKHGSDIWFEWDAKDLLPEGYTSEHSPNGTFTKETDIMDVWFDSGSSHQGVLAKRDYLKYPADLTLEGSDQYRGWFNSSLITSVAMSGHAPYKQIISQGFTLDGQGHKMSKSLGNTIVPADIIKKMGAEIIRLWVLSIDSSSDVRVSQDNFVKISDSYKKIRNTIRYLLANTADFDPQANTVAYADLQPEDRYMLVRFNELVKEIRQDYDQYNFIEIYKALMNYIITDLSAFYLDFAKDVVYIEPEDSLKRRSMQTVFYQILVGLTKLMTPVLPHTTEEIWQFLSEPEEFVQLAEMPEVQELAGAADLLAKWQTVKKLRAHVLKALEEARDQKMIGKSMEAKATLYLDEATKQVVDELNVDLRLILIVSQLEVRDIAEAPEDAASFDGQVAVQIAPAAGEVCERCRMTKTDVGSDEHFPTLCASCAAIVTKYYPEAVTEGFEEK; encoded by the coding sequence GTGCGGGTTAAAGATACTTTAAATCTAGGAAAAACCAAGTTCAAAATGCGCGGAAATCTTCCGGTAAACGAAAAAAAGCGCGAAGACGTTTGGTTTGAAAACAAAGTTTATGAACAACGGCAAAAATTAAATGAGGGCAAGCCAAGCTTTGTTCTTCATGACGGACCGCCATACGCCAACGGAAACATTCACATGGGCCACGCGATGAACAAAATTTCGAAGGATATTATCGTACGGTATAAATCAATGAGTGGTTTCCGGAGTCCGTACGTTCCGGGGTGGGATACGCATGGTTTACCGATCGAACAACAATTAACCAAGGAAGGCCACGACCGTAAAAAAATGTCGACGGCTGAATTCCGTAAGTTATGTCGTGACTACGCTTTAAAACAAGTTGATAAGCAACGCGAAGACTTTAAGCGTTTAGGGGTAGCTGCCGAATGGGACAACCCATACTTAACTTTGCAACCATCTTTTGAAGCAGAAGAAATTCGGACTTTTGCTAAAATGGTTGAGTTAGGATTGATTTATCGCGGTAAAAAGCCCGTATTTTGGTCATGGTCTTCCGAATCGGCAATGGCAGAAGCAGAAGTTGAATATCACGACGTTACTTCACCATCTGCTTTTTATGCGGAACGAGTAAGCGACGGTAAGGGGGTCTTGGATCAAGACACTTACTTCGTAGTTTGGACAACGACTCCATGGACCATTCCGGCTTCAGAAGGAATTACCATTGATGCTGGTTTTGATTATTCCGTTGTAAAACCTGCGGGGGATGACCGCAAATTTGTGATTGCTACGGACCGGTTGAGTTACGCTGCCGAACAATTTGGTTGGCAAGACGTTGAAACCATCAAGACGGTTCGCGGGCAAGAGTTAGAAAACATCACGGCGCTCCACCCGTTTGATAGCGATCGCAAGCTAGTGGTTATGTTAGGAGACTTTGTAACCCTAGATTCCGGAACGGGATTAGTTCATACGGCACCTGGCTTTGGGGAAGACGATTTCCGGGTCGGTAAAGAATACGGCCTCGATATTTTTGTACCGGTCGACGATCGTGGTTACCTCACTGCCGAAGCGGGTCCTGATTTTGAAGGGGTCTTCTACGAAGATGCCAATGAAATTGCCTTAGACAAGTTAAAGGCAACTAATGCCTTGCTTAAGCAGATGGATTACACCCATAGTTATCCGTTTGATTGGCGGACTAAGAAGCCAATTATTTTCCGGGCTACGCCACAATGGTTTGCCTCGGTAGACAAAATTCGTGATCAAATTTTGGACGCGCTAAAAGACGTTAAGTTCCTCCCAGAATGGGGTCAAAAACGACTCCATAACATGATCCGGGACCGTGGTGACTGGGTAATTTCTCGTCAACGGGTTTGGGGTGTACCACTACCAATCTTCTATGCTGAAGACGGTACGCCAATCATGAACGGGGAAACGATTGAACACGTTGCGGAACTATTTGAAAAACATGGTTCCGACATCTGGTTTGAATGGGATGCTAAGGACTTGCTACCAGAAGGATACACTAGCGAACATTCACCAAACGGAACGTTTACCAAGGAAACCGATATTATGGACGTTTGGTTCGACTCCGGTTCTTCACATCAAGGAGTTTTGGCAAAACGCGATTACTTGAAGTATCCGGCTGACCTAACTTTGGAAGGTTCCGACCAGTACCGTGGTTGGTTCAACTCTAGTTTGATTACGAGTGTGGCAATGTCGGGTCACGCACCATACAAGCAGATAATTTCGCAAGGCTTTACCCTTGATGGACAGGGACATAAGATGAGTAAGTCCTTAGGCAACACCATCGTTCCCGCAGACATCATTAAGAAGATGGGTGCTGAAATCATTCGGTTATGGGTACTTTCCATCGATTCATCGTCTGACGTGCGGGTTTCACAAGATAACTTTGTAAAGATTTCAGATTCTTACAAGAAGATTCGGAACACAATTCGTTACCTATTAGCAAACACGGCGGACTTTGATCCCCAAGCTAACACCGTAGCTTACGCTGACTTGCAACCAGAAGATCGTTACATGTTAGTCCGGTTTAACGAATTAGTTAAGGAAATTCGGCAAGACTACGACCAATATAATTTCATTGAAATTTACAAGGCGTTGATGAACTACATCATTACGGATCTTTCCGCGTTCTACCTCGATTTTGCGAAGGACGTTGTTTATATTGAACCGGAGGATAGTTTGAAACGTCGGTCAATGCAAACCGTGTTCTACCAAATTTTAGTTGGTTTGACGAAGCTGATGACGCCGGTACTACCACATACGACGGAAGAAATTTGGCAATTCCTCTCCGAACCGGAAGAATTTGTCCAACTTGCTGAAATGCCAGAAGTGCAAGAATTAGCCGGAGCAGCAGACCTGTTGGCTAAGTGGCAAACCGTCAAGAAGTTGCGCGCCCACGTCTTAAAGGCTCTTGAAGAAGCACGGGACCAAAAGATGATCGGTAAATCAATGGAAGCAAAGGCAACCTTGTACCTTGATGAAGCTACTAAGCAAGTTGTTGACGAATTAAACGTCGACTTGCGGTTGATTTTAATCGTTTCGCAATTAGAAGTTCGGGATATCGCGGAAGCTCCTGAAGATGCGGCAAGTTTTGATGGTCAAGTTGCGGTACAAATTGCCCCTGCTGCTGGAGAAGTTTGCGAACGGTGCCGGATGACGAAGACGGACGTTGGTAGTGACGAACACTTCCCAACCTTATGTGCTAGCTGTGCGGCAATCGTTACAAAGTACTATCCTGAAGCAGTTACCGAAGGTTTTGAAGAAAAATAG
- a CDS encoding DivIVA domain-containing protein — MAIEPQDIQQKHFSNKMRGYNPDEVDEFLDDVAFEQRRLQDEIDSLRRQLAEAKSRVEYFDEMKESLNKSIMVAQDAADKVKISSKREAEFTAKEAQKEAEVVVKNAHKKADGYIGEAAGKAQKVIVATDDLKKQARSFRQKLEVLLESQLQMIKGRDWDNLLSSDELLTIGEIKEAMRNSGALDIIQENSVHSEEVGKIDPDTPAVEPKEDELKTVVVFPEDQSNEQGKPTDQGFHVNPKK, encoded by the coding sequence ATGGCAATTGAACCACAAGATATACAACAAAAACACTTTTCCAATAAAATGCGCGGGTACAATCCCGACGAAGTTGATGAATTTTTAGACGACGTTGCTTTTGAACAACGGCGGCTACAAGATGAGATTGATTCATTACGGCGTCAATTAGCTGAGGCTAAAAGCCGGGTGGAATACTTCGATGAAATGAAGGAATCCCTGAACAAATCCATCATGGTGGCGCAAGACGCTGCTGATAAAGTTAAGATTAGTTCTAAACGAGAAGCGGAATTTACTGCTAAAGAAGCACAAAAAGAAGCCGAAGTAGTGGTTAAAAACGCGCATAAAAAGGCAGACGGCTACATTGGTGAAGCCGCTGGTAAAGCACAAAAGGTAATTGTGGCAACTGACGACCTGAAGAAACAAGCACGCAGTTTCCGGCAAAAACTGGAAGTCCTTCTTGAATCACAATTACAAATGATCAAGGGGCGTGACTGGGATAACTTGTTGAGCTCTGATGAGTTGCTAACGATTGGTGAAATCAAGGAAGCAATGCGGAATAGCGGAGCGCTTGACATCATTCAGGAAAACAGTGTACACTCAGAAGAAGTTGGAAAAATTGATCCGGACACCCCTGCCGTAGAGCCCAAAGAAGATGAGCTAAAAACGGTGGTGGTCTTCCCAGAAGATCAATCCAACGAACAGGGGAAACCCACTGATCAAGGGTTCCACGTAAATCCTAAAAAATAA
- a CDS encoding NUDIX hydrolase → MDLEEKVVKSVSRYKGEIVDVYQQTVELPDGTLANRDVVKHQDAIAILALTTDGKALFEKQWRAPVAKPTIEIPAGKVEPGEDFLETAKRELNEETGYAAGKIEKMVGFYSAPGFTDEYMTVYKATDLKPVEDKLPRDQGENLKVFELSLSEALKAIEDGKIEDAKTVLAIYHWQATTK, encoded by the coding sequence ATGGATTTAGAAGAAAAAGTAGTTAAGTCAGTTTCCCGTTATAAGGGAGAAATTGTTGACGTCTACCAACAAACGGTAGAGTTACCGGATGGCACGTTAGCTAATCGAGACGTAGTCAAACACCAAGACGCAATTGCAATCTTGGCGTTGACTACGGATGGCAAAGCCCTTTTTGAAAAGCAGTGGCGGGCGCCAGTAGCTAAACCAACGATTGAAATTCCCGCTGGCAAAGTGGAACCTGGAGAAGACTTTTTGGAAACTGCTAAGCGAGAATTAAACGAAGAAACGGGCTACGCTGCCGGAAAGATCGAAAAAATGGTCGGCTTTTATTCCGCGCCAGGCTTTACGGACGAATACATGACGGTTTATAAAGCGACGGATTTAAAACCGGTGGAAGATAAATTACCGCGGGACCAAGGTGAAAACTTAAAAGTTTTTGAACTTTCACTATCCGAAGCGCTAAAAGCAATCGAAGACGGTAAAATTGAAGATGCAAAAACGGTGCTTGCAATTTATCATTGGCAGGCGACCACAAAGTAG
- a CDS encoding cold shock domain-containing protein gives MGNLETGTVTSFDKTKGYGFIKLDDGEQAFVHYSAVQSDDFKTLDENEVVQLMVAEGPKGLVAVKVFRKGEQE, from the coding sequence GTGGGCAATTTGGAAACTGGTACGGTAACGAGTTTTGATAAAACCAAGGGGTACGGCTTCATCAAACTTGACGATGGGGAGCAAGCCTTTGTACATTACAGTGCGGTGCAATCCGACGATTTTAAAACTTTAGATGAAAACGAAGTCGTCCAACTAATGGTGGCTGAGGGTCCCAAAGGGTTGGTGGCTGTAAAAGTATTTCGTAAGGGAGAACAGGAGTAA